The following are encoded in a window of Mycolicibacterium tusciae JS617 genomic DNA:
- a CDS encoding ABC transporter ATP-binding protein codes for MSLETVARQSLYRQTHARSGDLQSLADRRLLGRIWRFAARHHRSLAVFLAVSVGAAGLTVATPLLAGRVIDEITGAGSSAMVMTLAAVIAAVAVAEAGVSLVTRWLSSMIGEGLILDLRTAVFDHVQRMPVAFFTRTRTGALVSRLGNDVMGAQRAFSDTLSGVVTNVVTLTLTLVVMLRISWQITLLSLALMPLFVIPARRIGSAMARLSRESAAHNATMNTQMTERFSAPGATLVKLFGDTAAESREFGVRAGRVRDIGVRTAMLQSTFMNSLTLMSALALALVYGLGGALAIGGHLQAGAIVSLALLLTRLYAPLTALANARVEIATALVSFERVFEVLDLVPLIRERVGASVVPDGPVTVEFDSVRFSYPAADKVSLASLEEVAELDDRGGDEVLHGISFTARPGQMVALVGSSGAGKSTTAALLARLYDVGGAPAPTPDYDSGAVRLNGVDVRDLTFASLKDTVGMVTQDGHLFHESIRSNLRLAAPAATDDQLWEALRRARLADVIAEMPDGLDTVVGERGYRLSGGQRQRLTIARLLLGRSRVVVLDEATASLDSESEVAVQQALAEAFAGRTSIVIAHRLSTVRSADVILVVEDGRIVERGTHFELLAQRGRYAELYETQFGPEPAVA; via the coding sequence ATGAGTTTGGAAACGGTTGCCAGGCAATCGCTCTATCGGCAGACGCACGCACGCAGCGGCGATCTGCAGTCGTTGGCGGACCGTCGGTTGCTCGGCCGGATCTGGCGGTTCGCCGCACGGCATCACCGCAGTCTCGCGGTTTTCCTGGCGGTGAGTGTGGGCGCCGCGGGACTGACCGTGGCGACCCCACTGCTGGCGGGCCGGGTGATCGACGAGATCACCGGTGCGGGCAGCTCGGCGATGGTGATGACGCTGGCCGCCGTCATCGCCGCGGTCGCGGTTGCGGAGGCGGGCGTGTCGCTCGTGACGCGATGGTTGTCGTCGATGATCGGCGAAGGGTTGATCCTCGACCTGCGGACCGCGGTATTCGACCATGTGCAGCGGATGCCGGTGGCATTCTTCACCCGCACCCGAACGGGTGCACTCGTCAGCCGGCTGGGCAACGACGTGATGGGTGCGCAGCGGGCCTTCTCCGACACGCTGTCGGGCGTCGTGACGAACGTGGTCACGTTGACGTTGACGCTCGTGGTGATGCTGCGGATCTCGTGGCAGATCACGCTGCTGTCGTTGGCCTTGATGCCGCTGTTCGTGATTCCGGCCCGCCGGATCGGCAGCGCGATGGCCCGGCTGTCGCGCGAGTCGGCCGCTCACAACGCGACGATGAACACCCAGATGACCGAGCGGTTCTCGGCGCCCGGCGCAACGCTGGTCAAACTGTTCGGCGACACCGCCGCCGAGTCCCGCGAGTTCGGCGTGCGGGCCGGGCGAGTGCGCGACATCGGGGTGCGCACCGCGATGCTGCAGTCGACGTTCATGAACTCGCTGACGCTGATGTCGGCACTGGCCCTGGCGTTGGTGTACGGGCTGGGCGGGGCATTGGCGATCGGCGGGCATCTGCAGGCAGGCGCGATCGTGTCGTTGGCCCTGTTGCTGACCCGGCTGTACGCGCCGCTGACCGCGCTGGCCAACGCCCGAGTTGAGATCGCCACTGCGCTGGTCAGTTTCGAGCGGGTCTTCGAGGTGCTCGATCTGGTGCCGCTGATCCGCGAGCGCGTGGGTGCGAGTGTGGTTCCGGACGGCCCGGTCACCGTCGAGTTCGACTCGGTCCGGTTCTCCTACCCGGCTGCCGACAAGGTGTCACTGGCCTCTCTCGAAGAGGTCGCCGAGTTGGACGATCGCGGCGGGGACGAGGTACTGCACGGCATTTCGTTCACCGCGCGACCCGGTCAGATGGTGGCGTTGGTCGGCTCGTCCGGGGCGGGTAAGTCAACGACGGCAGCACTGCTGGCACGCCTATACGACGTCGGAGGCGCTCCGGCGCCGACACCGGACTACGACTCCGGCGCGGTGCGCCTCAACGGGGTCGACGTACGCGACCTGACCTTCGCGTCGCTGAAGGACACGGTCGGCATGGTGACGCAGGATGGGCACTTGTTCCACGAGTCCATTCGGTCGAACCTCAGGTTGGCCGCTCCTGCGGCGACAGATGACCAGCTGTGGGAGGCGCTGCGACGTGCGCGGCTGGCCGACGTGATAGCGGAGATGCCCGATGGGCTGGACACGGTTGTCGGTGAGCGCGGATACCGTCTGTCCGGCGGACAGCGTCAGCGGTTGACGATCGCGCGACTGCTGCTGGGAAGGTCACGGGTGGTCGTGCTGGACGAGGCGACGGCGTCGCTGGACTCGGAGTCCGAGGTCGCCGTGCAGCAGGCCCTTGCCGAAGCGTTCGCAGGCCGGACGTCGATTGTCATCGCCCACCGGCTGTCCACGGTGCGCTCTGCCGACGTCATCCTCGTCGTCGAGGACGGCCGCATCGTGGAGCGCGGCACGCACTTCGAGCTGCTGGCGCAGCGGGGCCGCTATGCCGAGCTCTACGAAACGCAGTTCGGACCCGAACCCGCGGTCGCATGA
- a CDS encoding ion transporter, translated as MTLTFPDAVGAPPPERAPQPQPTGSRSIPDRCRALINHRSFELFIVGVIVINAIVLGMGTYADLASRHEPLFATIYNVILGIYVVELLIRLTAYRWNPREFVKDGWNIFDFIVVVASFVPALRANAMLLRMVRLLRIVRLVRFLPDLRVLVSAAGKSVPGIASLAAATFVLIFIYGMAGWVLFGSHDPANYGNVGLAMLTMFVMLTLENFPDNVAMGQEISQWTILFFISYVLLASFLIFNLFIGIVLNSMEEARAVDRKEHEKDDLLERIRDARTALEDAERELQKAHRDDG; from the coding sequence GTGACGCTCACTTTCCCCGACGCTGTTGGGGCCCCGCCGCCTGAACGGGCACCCCAACCGCAGCCCACCGGATCGCGCTCGATCCCGGATCGCTGCCGCGCGCTGATCAATCACCGCAGCTTCGAACTCTTCATCGTCGGTGTGATCGTCATCAACGCGATCGTGCTGGGGATGGGGACCTATGCGGACCTCGCCAGCCGGCACGAACCGCTGTTCGCCACGATCTACAACGTCATCCTCGGCATCTATGTCGTCGAGTTGCTCATCCGGCTGACGGCGTACCGGTGGAACCCGCGGGAGTTCGTCAAGGACGGCTGGAACATCTTCGACTTCATAGTCGTGGTCGCATCGTTCGTGCCGGCGCTGCGGGCGAACGCCATGCTGCTCCGAATGGTGCGACTGCTGCGCATCGTGCGCCTCGTGCGCTTCCTGCCCGACCTGCGTGTGCTGGTCAGCGCCGCGGGCAAGAGTGTGCCGGGCATCGCATCGTTGGCGGCGGCCACATTCGTGCTGATCTTCATCTACGGGATGGCCGGCTGGGTGCTGTTCGGCAGCCACGATCCAGCCAACTACGGCAACGTGGGCCTGGCGATGTTGACGATGTTCGTGATGCTCACGCTCGAAAACTTTCCCGACAACGTTGCGATGGGCCAAGAGATTTCGCAGTGGACCATCCTGTTCTTCATCAGCTACGTGCTGCTCGCCAGCTTCCTGATCTTCAACCTGTTCATCGGCATCGTGCTGAACTCCATGGAGGAGGCCAGGGCTGTCGACCGCAAGGAGCATGAGAAGGACGATTTGCTCGAGCGGATACGGGACGCGCGCACCGCACTCGAGGACGCCGAACGGGAACTGCAGAAGGCGCATCGCGACGACGGCTGA
- a CDS encoding chromate transporter, producing MNTYLQIAGMFAALSLLSIGGGNAVLPDMHRQAVNGHHWMTNTQFADVFSISQTAPGPSILIVTLVGYGAGLSVGGVPGAIVGGLIATVAMIVPAASLMYVVTLFWQKAQKSKWRVAVEKGFAPLTVGLIMATSLVMSRTADHDWRAYVLTAICTAIFVFTKTNPLIVVGAAGVIGYFGII from the coding sequence ATGAACACCTACCTCCAGATCGCAGGCATGTTCGCAGCGCTGTCCCTGCTGTCCATCGGCGGCGGCAATGCGGTGCTGCCCGACATGCATCGTCAGGCGGTCAATGGCCATCATTGGATGACCAACACCCAGTTCGCCGACGTCTTCTCCATCTCCCAAACCGCGCCGGGTCCGAGCATCCTGATCGTGACCCTCGTCGGCTACGGCGCCGGATTGTCGGTCGGTGGCGTGCCCGGCGCGATCGTCGGGGGACTCATCGCCACGGTCGCGATGATCGTCCCGGCCGCCTCGCTCATGTACGTGGTGACGCTGTTCTGGCAGAAGGCACAGAAGTCCAAGTGGCGGGTTGCGGTCGAGAAGGGCTTCGCACCATTGACCGTCGGGCTGATCATGGCCACCTCGTTGGTGATGAGCCGAACCGCGGACCACGACTGGCGGGCCTACGTGCTGACAGCGATCTGCACGGCGATCTTCGTTTTCACCAAGACCAATCCCCTGATTGTGGTTGGGGCCGCCGGTGTCATCGGCTATTTCGGGATAATTTGA
- a CDS encoding chromate transporter has translation MNEPAGLDKVSLVELAWTFNHIALASFGGGLSAWSREVLVVEKQWLGEEEFLSAMTMCRILPGANQVNMAVFAGSKMRGAPGVLAALFGLCFLPVVIVLVMAFLYFRFKEQAAVKGVLHGASAAAVALTIAMVIQTGRKCLTGVVPIALFALAFALNGLVRLPLPLTLLIVAPPALLWAWPRNRAAQSV, from the coding sequence ATGAATGAGCCGGCAGGGCTCGACAAGGTCTCGCTGGTCGAGCTGGCGTGGACGTTCAACCACATCGCGCTGGCTTCGTTCGGCGGCGGGCTGTCTGCCTGGTCGCGCGAGGTGCTCGTCGTCGAGAAGCAGTGGCTGGGTGAAGAAGAGTTCTTGTCCGCGATGACGATGTGCCGGATCTTGCCCGGTGCGAATCAGGTGAACATGGCGGTGTTCGCGGGCAGCAAGATGCGTGGAGCGCCCGGTGTGCTCGCTGCGCTGTTCGGTTTGTGTTTTCTGCCGGTGGTCATCGTCTTGGTGATGGCGTTCCTGTACTTCCGCTTCAAGGAGCAGGCCGCGGTCAAGGGCGTCCTGCACGGTGCGTCGGCGGCGGCCGTCGCCCTCACGATTGCCATGGTGATCCAGACCGGTAGGAAATGTCTGACCGGGGTGGTGCCGATTGCGCTCTTCGCATTGGCGTTCGCGCTTAACGGCCTTGTGCGGTTACCGCTCCCGCTGACGCTGCTGATCGTCGCGCCGCCGGCGCTGTTGTGGGCGTGGCCGAGAAACCGTGCCGCGCAATCGGTATGA
- a CDS encoding phospholipase D-like domain-containing protein, whose product MPAPSPRLIVEPDDGVDPVRELISSAQNSLLIKQFTFTEEILIQAVIERRNAGVDVRVMLNPARSGGDRANDETFQRFAKAGVTVRWSNPKFYVTHEKSIVADDTAALVATFNLCTKYFTLTRDYGVITHDPVHVAQIIEVFDADWQELDWTCSAYEGLLWSNSNSRYHMAQFIDTAKHRLDIQHPKYVDAVILERIAAAADRGVKVRVLCGGRHGISEWDILDTFASLRTLRRFGVKVHKQKNLRVHAKLLLVDDERALIGSMNIDRSAFDLRRELGILVSDPPTVARLTQIFAADWALSHHYEPPDPLEPSHHHEDDFPHDHELMHE is encoded by the coding sequence GTGCCAGCACCTTCCCCCCGGTTGATCGTCGAGCCCGACGACGGTGTGGATCCGGTCCGCGAATTGATCTCCTCGGCACAGAATTCGCTGCTGATCAAGCAGTTCACCTTCACCGAAGAGATATTGATCCAGGCGGTGATCGAACGGCGCAACGCGGGTGTCGACGTGCGTGTCATGCTCAACCCCGCGCGCTCGGGAGGAGACCGGGCCAACGACGAGACGTTCCAGCGATTCGCCAAGGCCGGTGTCACGGTCCGGTGGTCCAACCCCAAGTTCTATGTGACGCACGAGAAATCGATCGTGGCCGATGACACGGCCGCGCTGGTCGCCACATTCAATCTCTGCACGAAATATTTCACGCTGACCCGTGACTACGGCGTCATCACCCACGACCCCGTGCACGTCGCGCAGATCATCGAGGTTTTCGATGCCGATTGGCAGGAGCTGGACTGGACGTGCTCGGCGTATGAGGGTCTGCTCTGGAGCAATTCCAATTCCCGCTATCACATGGCGCAATTCATCGACACGGCCAAACATCGTCTCGATATTCAGCACCCCAAATATGTCGACGCGGTCATTCTCGAGCGAATCGCGGCCGCCGCCGATCGCGGCGTGAAGGTGCGTGTCCTCTGCGGTGGCAGGCACGGCATCAGCGAATGGGACATCCTCGACACCTTCGCATCGCTGCGCACGCTGCGCCGCTTCGGTGTGAAGGTGCACAAGCAAAAGAATCTGCGAGTGCACGCCAAGCTTCTACTTGTCGACGACGAGCGTGCGCTGATCGGCTCGATGAACATCGATCGCAGCGCCTTCGATCTACGTCGTGAACTCGGAATTCTCGTTTCGGACCCGCCGACGGTGGCGCGTCTGACGCAGATCTTCGCCGCGGATTGGGCCCTGTCGCACCACTACGAGCCGCCGGACCCGCTGGAGCCGTCGCACCACCACGAGGACGATTTTCCGCACGACCACGAACTCATGCATGAATGA
- the prrA gene encoding two-component system response regulator PrrA, producing the protein MVSGVSGIEGAASPRVLVVDDDPDVLASLERGLRLSGFDVSTAIDGAEALRSATETRPDAIVLDINMPVLDGVSVVTALRAMDNDVPVCVLSARSSVDDRVAGLEAGADDYLVKPFVLQELVARVKALLRRRGSTATFSSETIQVGPLEVDIPGRRARVNGVDVDLTKREFDLLAVLAEHKTAVLSRAQLLELVWGYDFAADTNVVDVFIGYLRRKLEAGGAPRLLHTVRGVGFVLRTQ; encoded by the coding sequence ATGGTCAGTGGCGTCAGTGGCATTGAAGGTGCAGCCTCACCGCGGGTGCTCGTGGTCGATGACGACCCCGATGTGCTGGCCTCTTTGGAGCGCGGATTGCGGCTGTCCGGTTTCGACGTGTCCACCGCGATCGACGGCGCCGAAGCGCTGCGCAGCGCCACGGAGACCCGTCCCGACGCGATCGTGCTCGACATCAACATGCCCGTTCTGGATGGCGTCAGCGTGGTGACCGCGCTGCGCGCCATGGACAACGACGTTCCCGTCTGCGTGCTGTCGGCCCGCAGCTCAGTCGACGACCGAGTCGCCGGACTCGAAGCCGGAGCGGACGACTACCTGGTCAAGCCGTTCGTGCTGCAGGAGCTGGTGGCACGGGTCAAGGCCCTGCTCCGGCGGCGCGGTTCGACGGCGACGTTCTCCTCGGAGACCATCCAGGTAGGTCCGTTGGAGGTCGACATCCCCGGCCGTCGCGCCCGCGTCAACGGCGTCGACGTCGACCTCACCAAGCGCGAGTTCGACCTGCTCGCGGTGCTGGCCGAGCACAAGACCGCGGTGCTTTCGCGAGCTCAGCTGCTCGAGCTGGTGTGGGGATACGACTTCGCCGCGGACACCAACGTCGTCGACGTGTTCATCGGGTACCTACGCCGCAAGTTGGAGGCCGGCGGTGCCCCCCGGCTGCTGCACACGGTGCGTGGAGTGGGATTCGTCCTGCGCACGCAGTAG
- a CDS encoding sensor histidine kinase, translating to MSLLTRIFRRTPSLRQRVAFTSAIAGAIVVVVAGTVVWFGITDAWNERLDRRLDEAAGFAIPFLPRGLDEIPKSPNDQDAIITVRKGGQVTSNSDVVLPQLEPGYADTYVDGVRYRVRTVDIRLPEPMSVAVGATYEGTIADINNLHRRVIIICTLAIGAATVGGWVLAAFAVRPFKRLAQQTRQIDTGDEDPDIEVGGATEAVEIAEAVQGLVERVWNEQDKTKAALTSARDFASVSAHELRTPLTAMRTNLEVLATLDLPEEQRKEVVNDVIRTQTRIEATLGALERLAQGELSTADDHVPVDITELLDRAAHDAMRVYPELDVSLVPAPTVIIVGLPAGLRLAVDNAIANAVKHGGASRVQLSAVSSRAGVEIAIDDDGGGVPEEERAVVFERFTRGSTASRSGSGLGLALVAQQAELHGGTAALDQSPLGGARLLLKLPGPQ from the coding sequence ATGAGCTTGCTGACACGGATCTTCCGCCGCACCCCGTCGCTTAGGCAGCGAGTGGCGTTCACCAGTGCCATCGCCGGGGCGATCGTCGTCGTCGTCGCGGGCACCGTGGTCTGGTTCGGCATCACCGACGCGTGGAATGAGCGGCTGGACCGCAGGCTCGACGAGGCGGCGGGATTTGCGATTCCGTTCCTGCCGCGCGGGCTCGACGAGATCCCGAAGTCGCCCAACGACCAGGACGCGATCATCACCGTGCGCAAGGGCGGACAGGTGACGTCGAACTCGGACGTCGTGCTGCCGCAGCTCGAGCCGGGTTACGCCGACACGTACGTCGACGGTGTGCGCTACCGGGTCCGCACGGTGGATATCCGGCTGCCCGAGCCGATGTCGGTGGCGGTCGGGGCGACCTACGAAGGGACCATTGCCGACATCAACAACCTGCATCGCAGGGTGATCATCATCTGCACCCTGGCGATCGGCGCGGCGACCGTCGGCGGGTGGGTGCTGGCCGCATTCGCGGTGCGCCCCTTCAAACGCCTCGCCCAGCAGACCCGGCAGATCGACACCGGAGACGAGGATCCCGACATCGAAGTCGGCGGCGCCACCGAAGCGGTCGAGATCGCCGAGGCGGTGCAGGGGCTCGTCGAACGGGTGTGGAACGAGCAGGACAAAACCAAGGCCGCGCTGACGTCGGCCCGCGACTTCGCATCGGTGTCGGCGCACGAACTACGCACTCCGCTGACCGCGATGCGTACCAACCTCGAGGTGCTGGCCACCCTGGATCTGCCCGAGGAGCAGCGCAAGGAGGTCGTCAACGACGTCATCCGCACGCAGACGCGCATCGAGGCCACACTCGGGGCGCTGGAGCGGCTGGCGCAGGGAGAGCTGTCGACGGCCGACGACCACGTGCCCGTCGACATCACCGAGTTGCTCGACCGCGCCGCACACGATGCGATGCGCGTGTACCCGGAGCTGGACGTGTCGTTGGTTCCCGCGCCGACGGTGATCATTGTCGGACTGCCCGCCGGTCTGCGGCTCGCGGTGGACAACGCGATCGCCAACGCCGTCAAGCACGGCGGCGCGTCCCGCGTACAACTCTCGGCGGTCAGTTCGCGCGCCGGGGTGGAAATCGCGATCGACGACGACGGCGGCGGCGTACCCGAGGAGGAACGCGCGGTCGTGTTCGAACGATTCACCCGCGGCTCGACCGCGTCACGCTCTGGCTCCGGGCTCGGGCTCGCGCTGGTGGCTCAGCAGGCCGAATTACACGGCGGCACAGCAGCTCTGGACCAGAGTCCGCTCGGCGGCGCCCGATTGTTACTGAAGCTGCCTGGGCCTCAGTGA